In the Telopea speciosissima isolate NSW1024214 ecotype Mountain lineage chromosome 2, Tspe_v1, whole genome shotgun sequence genome, one interval contains:
- the LOC122649968 gene encoding protein TIFY 5A-like, producing the protein MTLPFSGRTNCNLDLMLPTAGMDSPQTTMDSGNNSSRSAETSQQRLTIFYNGRVCVCDVTELQARSIIWLARREMEDRMNLEPISPLQSQLRNPTSLSMKRSLQQFLQKRKNRIQAAASPYNKKQKNKDDIFPFNVMSKR; encoded by the exons ATGACTCTCCCCTTCTCCGGAAGAACAAACTGCAACCTTGATCTCATGCTTCCCACCGCCGGCATGGACTCTCCTCAGACTACAATGGATTCCGGCAACAACTCTAGCAGATCAGCTGAGACCTCGCAGCAACGACTCACCATTTTCTACAACGGCCGAGTTTGTGTATGCGATGTTACCGAACTTCAG GCTAGATCTATCATATGGTTGGCAAGACGAGAAATGGAAGATCGGATGAACTTGGAGCCAATTTCGCCATTACAATCTCAGCTTCGAAACCCAACCAGTCTGTCAATGAAGAGATCGCTGCAACAGTTTCTCCAAAAGCGAAAGAATCGAATACAAGCTGCTGCTTCACCTTATAACAAGAAACAGAAGAATAAGGATGATATCTTCCCCTTCAATGTTATGAGTAAGAGATGA
- the LOC122651133 gene encoding protein STRICTOSIDINE SYNTHASE-LIKE 6-like yields the protein MANSKTTMLVLVVAAPVAVALLLYRLAEFDPASLPEHVLYRSPPVVPSKRYGRILESAERVGEGLLPGPEDLAYDSETGHIYTGCSDGWIKRLHVADSAEEKETAKTQVEVENWAFTGGRPLGLAFGPDKQLIVADAYKGLLRVSRDGAAVELLTDEVEGLKFKLTDGVDVGRDGVIYFTDASYKYGMEEHNEEVLEGSPYGRLMSYDPSINETRVLVRHLYFANGVALSPDQDFLIFCETIVRRCSKYHIQGEKRGTMETFIDNLPGFPDNIRYDGEGCFWIALTSEKTSFGDAMMRYPKLRKTVWMLGKVVRLPRRLSNGGVMGVNLEGEAISLYSEPGLFLVTGGIKIRNQLYIAYLTNNYITRVHLNKLV from the exons ATGGCCAACTCCAAAACAACGATGCTGGTATTGGTGGTGGCAGCGCCCGTGGCAGTGGCACTTCTTCTGTATAGACTAGCTGAGTTTGACCCGGCGTCGCTTCCTGAGCATGTATTGTATCGATCACCGCCCGTTGTGCCATCGAAGCGATATGGCCGAATACTAGAATCGGCGGAGCGAGTCGGGGAGGGGCTCTTACCAGGGCCCGAAGACCTTGCATACGACTCGGAGACAGGGCACATATACACTGGTTGCAGCGATGGTTGGATTAAGCGTCTTCACGTGGCAGACTCGGCTGAGGAGAAGGAGACGGCGAAAACCCAGGTGGAGGTCGAAAACTGGGCTTTCACCGGTGGTCGACCGCTCGGTCTGGCTTTCGGACCCGACAAGCAACTCATCGTCGCCGATGCTTACAAG GGACTCTTAAGAGTGAGTAGAGATGGAGCAGCCGTGGAACTGTTAACAGATGAGGTTGAGGGATTGAAATTCAAGCTAACTGACGGTGTTGATGTGGGGAGAGATGGAGTGATATACTTCACGGACGCATCTTATAAGTACGGTATGGAAGAGCACAATGAGGAAGTCCTTGAAGGTAGCCCCTACGGTAGGCTGATGAGCTACGATCCGTCCATCAATGAGACCCGAGTGCTGGTGCGACACCTCTACTTCGCCAATGGGGTTGCCCTCTCACCCGATCAGGATTTCCTCATCTTCTGCGAAACAATTGT GCGAAGATGTAGCAAATATCACATCCAAGGTGAGAAGCGAGGAACCATGGAGACCTTCATTGATAATTTGCCTGGTTTCCCAGATAACATCCGCTACGACGGAGAGGGCTGCTTTTGGATCGCATTAACCTCG GAAAAGACGAGCTTCGGGGATGCAATGATGAGATATCCTAAACTACGGAAGACGGTGTGGATGTTGGGAAAAGTGGTGAGACTCCCACGTAGGCTGAGTAATGGGGGAGTGATGGGCGTCAATTTGGAAGGAGAAGCCATTTCACTCTATTCTGAACCAGGGTTGTTCTTAGTCACTGGTGGCATCAAGATTCGGAACCAACTATACATAGCTTATCTTACCAACAACTACATCACCCGTGTTCATCTCAACAAACTTGTATAA
- the LOC122652861 gene encoding pentatricopeptide repeat-containing protein At1g11290, chloroplastic, whose amino-acid sequence MGSTLLPFSPLSATLSPSKARVTSSPHILNFPSLKPERLLQLQPHRTYIPPHVYCHPAAILLEMCSDMRELNQILPLVIKNGLYNEHLFQTKLVSLFSKFGNLAAAATVFDPIEGKVEALYHTLLKGHATHSSIDETIAFFSRMKHDEVQHVVYNFTYLLKTCGDNSDLKRGKEIHAQLVCNGFGSNVFAMTGVVNMYGKCRQVNEARKMFDRMVQRDLVAWNAIIAGYSQNGLARRALELVVTMQEEGQRPDSITIVTVLPSCGDVGSSRIGKSIHGFVIRAGFASLVNVSTALVDMYSKCGLVQTARSVFDRMRNRTLVSWNSMIDGYVQSGHSEEAMAVLQKMLDEGLKPTDVTIMAALHACADLGDLERGSYIHELLNKIGLGSDVSVTNSLISMYSKCKRIDIAAEIFENLLEKTLVSWNAMISGYSQNGRVNEALNYFCKMQREKIKPDSFSMVSIIPALADLSILRQAKWIHGLAIRYCLERNVFVMTALVDMYAKCGGIPTARKLFDMMHERHVTTWNAMIDGYGTHGLGKAAVELFEVMCRGVIKPNDVTFLCVLSACSHAGLVEDGCRYFTMMKSDYGIEPVMDHYGAMVDLLGRAGKLDEAWDFIQKMPIEPGISVLGAMLGACRIHKNVELGEKAAERLFDLGPEEGGYHVLLSNIYANASMWDNVAKVRTMMEKKGLQKTPGCSLVELRNEVHTFYSGTTDHPQSKRIYTALEALVDDIKAAGYVPVTNSIHDVEDDVKEQLLNSHSEKLAIAFALINTNSGTTIHIRKNLRVCGDCHEATKYISLVTGREIIVRDMHRFHHFKNGTCSCADYW is encoded by the coding sequence ATGGGTTCAACGTTGTTGCCCTTCTCGCCCCTCTCTGCCACTTTAAGCCCCTCCAAAGCACGAGTCACCTCATCCCCTCATATCCTTAACTTTCCATCTTTAAAACCTGAGCGACTGCTGCAACTACAACCTCACAGGACTTACATTCCTCCTCATGTCTACTGTCACCCGGCTGCTATCCTTCTTGAAATGTGCTCAGACATGAGAGAACTAAACCAAATCCTCCCTCTTGTAATAAAAAACGGTCTCTACAACGAACACTTGTTCCAAACTAAGCTAGTCAGTTTGTTCTCCAAGTTTGGTAATTTAGCGGCTGCGGCCACCGTTTTTGATCCAATTGAAGGCAAAGTTGAGGCCTTATATCACACCCTTCTCAAGGGTCACGCTACACATTCGTCTATTGATGAGACTATAGCGTTCTTTAGCAGAATGAAGCACGATGAAGTGCAACATGTTGTTTACAATTTTACTTATTTGTTGAAGACTTGTGGGGATAATTCAGACCTTAAAAGGGGGAAGGAGATTCATGCTCAGTTGGTCTGTAATGGGTTTGGGTCTAATGTCTTCGCAATGACGGGGGTTGTTAATATGTATGGGAAGTGTCGTCAAGTcaacgaagcaaggaagatgttTGATAGAATGGTTCAGAGAGATTTGGTTGCTTGGAATGCGATTATTGCTGGGTATTCTCAAAATGGTTTGGCGAGGAGAGCATTGGAGTTGGTTGTAACAATGCAAGAGGAAGGCCAGCGACCTGATTCCATTACAATTGTCACCGTTTTGCCTTCATGTGGAGATGTTGGGTCTTCTAGGATTGGCAAGTCAATTCACGGTTTTGTAATCAGGGCTGGGTTTGCGTCATTGGTGAATGTTTCGACTGCTCTTGTGGATATGTACTCGAAATGTGGATTGGTGCAGACTGCTCGATCGGTTTTTGATAGGATGCGTAATAGGACTCTTGTTTCATGGAATTCAATGATTGATGGCTATGTCCAAAGTGGACATTCTGAGGAAGCCATGGCCGTTTTGCAGAAAATGCTGGATGAAGGGTTGAAACCCACCGACGTTACAATTATGGCAGCCCTGCATGCCTGCGCTGATTTGGGTGatcttgaaaggggaagttacaTCCATGAATTACTGAACAAAATTGGACTTGGATCTGATGTTTCAGTCACGAACTCTCTGATTTCCATGTATTCGAAGTGTAAGAGAATAGATATTGCTGccgaaatatttgaaaatttgcTGGAAAAGACTCTAGTTTCATGGAATGCCATGATATCGGGTTATTCACAAAATGGACGTGTAAATGAGGCTCTCAATTACTTCTGTAAGATGCAACGGGAGAAGATAAAACCAGACTCATTCTCTATGGTGAGCATCATTCCTGCTCTTGCAGATTTATCTATCTTACGGCAGGCAAAGTGGATCCATGGACTTGCCATTAGATATTGCTTGGAAAGGAATGTATTTGTGATGACTGCCCTGGTGGATATGTATGCAAAATGTGGCGGTATTCCCACTGCACGCAAACTCTTTGACATGATGCATGAGCGGCATGTGACGACTTGGAATGCCATGATAGATGGATATGGAACACATGGACTTGGGAAAGCTGCTGTTGAACTGTTCGAGGTGATGTGTAGGGGGGTTATCAAGCCCAATGATGTAACCTTTCTATGTGTGCTTTCAGCTTGCAGCCATGCTGGCTTGGTGGAAGATGGGTGTCGATACTTCACCATGATGAAGAGTGATTATGGCATAGAGCCTGTGATGGATCATTACGGAGCTATGGTGGACCTTCTTGGACGTGCTGGCAAGCTTGATGAAGCTTGGGACTTCATCCAAAAGATGCCTATTGAACCAGGAATTAGTGTGTTAGGGGCCATGTTGGGTGCTTGCAGGATTCACAAAAATGTTGAGTTGGGAGAAAAGGCAGCAGAAAGACTGTTTGATCTAGGCCCAGAAGAAGGTGGCTACCATGTGCTCTTGTCTAACATATATGCCAATGCTTCAATGTGGGATAATGTAGCCAAGGTGAGGACAATGATGGAGAAGAAAGGGCTTCAAAAGACCCCTGGTTGCAGTTTGGTTGAGTTGAGAAATGAAGTCCACACATTCTACTCTGGCACCACAGACCATCCACAATCCAAAAGGATATATACAGCACTCGAAGCGCTGGTAGATGATATCAAAGCTGCAGGTTATGTACCTGTAACAAATTCAATACATGATGTTGAAGATGATGTAAAGGAACAGTTACTCAACAGCCATAGTGAAAAGTTGGCCATTGCATTTGCACTCATAAATACAAACTCAGGTACCACCATCCACATCCGAAAGAACCTCCGTGTTTGTGGTGATTGCCATGAGGCAACCAAATACATCTCACTTGTGACTGGGCGAGAGATCATAGTGAGGGACATGCACCGGTTCCACCATTTCAAGAATGGAACCTGCTCCTGTGCTGATTATTGGTGA